A single Elaeis guineensis isolate ETL-2024a chromosome 15, EG11, whole genome shotgun sequence DNA region contains:
- the LOC105058074 gene encoding alpha/beta hydrolase domain-containing protein VTE7 isoform X1 encodes MPVLATVATSGWVLGPRIRVRVSENGFPSFLPKEVERIRDPAARELAKRIERLPVKVSFTNSPIMSSCVKPSQKRGKEPIVLLHGFDSSCLEWRYTLPLLDDAGLETWAVDILGWGFSDLAIIINNVFHHESEMFPPSNVAAKREHLFQLWRLYIQRPMVLVGPSLGAAVAIDFAANHPEEVSKLVLIDASIYAEGTGTMTKLPRALAYAGVFVLKSIPLRFYANTLAFNKVSLGSALDWTNVGRLHCLLPWWEDTTVDFMVSGGYNVSSQIKQIKQKSLIIWGEDDRIIRSTNALRLQKDLQNSVLHQIPECGHIPHVEKPKSVAESILEFLQGDHS; translated from the exons ATGCCGGTCCTCGCTACCGTGGCGACCAGCGGCTGGGTTCTGGGgcctaggattagggttagggtttcggagAATGGGTTCCCTTCGTTCCTCCCCAAGGAGGTGGAGAGGATCAGAGACCCTGCCGCCCGGGAACTGGCCAAGAGGATCGAGAGGCTGCCAGTAAAG GTCAGCTTCACGAATAGTCCCATTATGAGTAGCTGCGTGAAGCCATCTCAAAAGAGGGGAAAGGAGCCAATTGTCCTTCTCCATGGTTTTGACAG TTCTTGTTTAGAATGGAGATATACATTACCATTGCTTGATGATGCTGGATTGGAGACTTGGGCTGTTGACATTCTTGGGTGGGGTTTCTCTGATTTAG CTATAATCATCAATAATGTTTTTCACCATGAGTCAGAAATGTTTCCACCATCCAATGTGGCTGCCAAGCGTGAACACCTATTCCAG CTTTGGAGATTGTATATTCAGAGGCCCATGGTATTAGTCGGACCAAGTCTTGGTGCTGCTGTTGCCATTGACTTTGCAGCCAACCATCCAGAAGAA GTTTCTAAGCTAGTTTTAATTGATGCAAGCATATATGCTGAAGGCACAGGAACCATGACTAAGTTACCTAGAGCGCTTGCATATGCTGGG GTGTTCGTGTTAAAGAGCATTCCGTTAAGGTTTTATGCAAATACATTGGCCTTTAATAAGGTTTCATTGGGCTCGGCACTCGACTGGACTAAT GTGGGCCGCTTACACTGCTTATTACCCTGGTGGGAAGATACAACAGTTGATTTTATGGTTAGCGGCGGCTACAATGTCAGTAGTCAAATAAAACAG ATAAAACAAAAGAGTCTAATTATATGGGGTGAGGATGATCGAATTATTAGAAGCACAAATGCACTG AGATTGCAAAAAGATCTACAGAATTCAGTCTTACATCAGATTCCAGAATGTGGTCATATTCCTCATGTGGAGAAGCCCAAGTCCGTGGCTGAGTCCATTCTGGAGTTTCTTCAAGGTGATCACAGTTAG
- the LOC105058074 gene encoding alpha/beta hydrolase domain-containing protein VTE7 isoform X3 has protein sequence MPVLATVATSGWVLGPRIRVRVSENGFPSFLPKEVERIRDPAARELAKRIERLPVKVSFTNSPIMSSCVKPSQKRGKEPIVLLHGFDSSCLEWRYTLPLLDDAGLETWAVDILGWGFSDLAIIINNVFHHESEMFPPSNVAAKREHLFQLWRLYIQRPMVLVGPSLGAAVAIDFAANHPEEVSKLVLIDASIYAEGTGTMTKLPRALAYAGVFVLKSIPLRFYANTLAFNKVSLGSALDWTNVGRLHCLLPWWEDTTVDFMVSGGYNVSSQIKQRLQKDLQNSVLHQIPECGHIPHVEKPKSVAESILEFLQGDHS, from the exons ATGCCGGTCCTCGCTACCGTGGCGACCAGCGGCTGGGTTCTGGGgcctaggattagggttagggtttcggagAATGGGTTCCCTTCGTTCCTCCCCAAGGAGGTGGAGAGGATCAGAGACCCTGCCGCCCGGGAACTGGCCAAGAGGATCGAGAGGCTGCCAGTAAAG GTCAGCTTCACGAATAGTCCCATTATGAGTAGCTGCGTGAAGCCATCTCAAAAGAGGGGAAAGGAGCCAATTGTCCTTCTCCATGGTTTTGACAG TTCTTGTTTAGAATGGAGATATACATTACCATTGCTTGATGATGCTGGATTGGAGACTTGGGCTGTTGACATTCTTGGGTGGGGTTTCTCTGATTTAG CTATAATCATCAATAATGTTTTTCACCATGAGTCAGAAATGTTTCCACCATCCAATGTGGCTGCCAAGCGTGAACACCTATTCCAG CTTTGGAGATTGTATATTCAGAGGCCCATGGTATTAGTCGGACCAAGTCTTGGTGCTGCTGTTGCCATTGACTTTGCAGCCAACCATCCAGAAGAA GTTTCTAAGCTAGTTTTAATTGATGCAAGCATATATGCTGAAGGCACAGGAACCATGACTAAGTTACCTAGAGCGCTTGCATATGCTGGG GTGTTCGTGTTAAAGAGCATTCCGTTAAGGTTTTATGCAAATACATTGGCCTTTAATAAGGTTTCATTGGGCTCGGCACTCGACTGGACTAAT GTGGGCCGCTTACACTGCTTATTACCCTGGTGGGAAGATACAACAGTTGATTTTATGGTTAGCGGCGGCTACAATGTCAGTAGTCAAATAAAACAG AGATTGCAAAAAGATCTACAGAATTCAGTCTTACATCAGATTCCAGAATGTGGTCATATTCCTCATGTGGAGAAGCCCAAGTCCGTGGCTGAGTCCATTCTGGAGTTTCTTCAAGGTGATCACAGTTAG
- the LOC105058074 gene encoding alpha/beta hydrolase domain-containing protein VTE7 isoform X2 → MPVLATVATSGWVLGPRIRVRVSENGFPSFLPKEVERIRDPAARELAKRIERLPVKVSFTNSPIMSSCVKPSQKRGKEPIVLLHGFDSSCLEWRYTLPLLDDAGLETWAVDILGWGFSDLEMFPPSNVAAKREHLFQLWRLYIQRPMVLVGPSLGAAVAIDFAANHPEEVSKLVLIDASIYAEGTGTMTKLPRALAYAGVFVLKSIPLRFYANTLAFNKVSLGSALDWTNVGRLHCLLPWWEDTTVDFMVSGGYNVSSQIKQIKQKSLIIWGEDDRIIRSTNALRLQKDLQNSVLHQIPECGHIPHVEKPKSVAESILEFLQGDHS, encoded by the exons ATGCCGGTCCTCGCTACCGTGGCGACCAGCGGCTGGGTTCTGGGgcctaggattagggttagggtttcggagAATGGGTTCCCTTCGTTCCTCCCCAAGGAGGTGGAGAGGATCAGAGACCCTGCCGCCCGGGAACTGGCCAAGAGGATCGAGAGGCTGCCAGTAAAG GTCAGCTTCACGAATAGTCCCATTATGAGTAGCTGCGTGAAGCCATCTCAAAAGAGGGGAAAGGAGCCAATTGTCCTTCTCCATGGTTTTGACAG TTCTTGTTTAGAATGGAGATATACATTACCATTGCTTGATGATGCTGGATTGGAGACTTGGGCTGTTGACATTCTTGGGTGGGGTTTCTCTGATTTAG AAATGTTTCCACCATCCAATGTGGCTGCCAAGCGTGAACACCTATTCCAG CTTTGGAGATTGTATATTCAGAGGCCCATGGTATTAGTCGGACCAAGTCTTGGTGCTGCTGTTGCCATTGACTTTGCAGCCAACCATCCAGAAGAA GTTTCTAAGCTAGTTTTAATTGATGCAAGCATATATGCTGAAGGCACAGGAACCATGACTAAGTTACCTAGAGCGCTTGCATATGCTGGG GTGTTCGTGTTAAAGAGCATTCCGTTAAGGTTTTATGCAAATACATTGGCCTTTAATAAGGTTTCATTGGGCTCGGCACTCGACTGGACTAAT GTGGGCCGCTTACACTGCTTATTACCCTGGTGGGAAGATACAACAGTTGATTTTATGGTTAGCGGCGGCTACAATGTCAGTAGTCAAATAAAACAG ATAAAACAAAAGAGTCTAATTATATGGGGTGAGGATGATCGAATTATTAGAAGCACAAATGCACTG AGATTGCAAAAAGATCTACAGAATTCAGTCTTACATCAGATTCCAGAATGTGGTCATATTCCTCATGTGGAGAAGCCCAAGTCCGTGGCTGAGTCCATTCTGGAGTTTCTTCAAGGTGATCACAGTTAG